The window CAGATTTCACTCTTAGAATTAGTAAAAAATCACTCACAGAATCCCAATTACCAGAGAAAATACCAGGTACTAATTTGTATAAGCCAATTGCATGGTAGCTATTAAAATACAGCTGAAAATTTACTTTTGCACAATCCTAAAATCACATCTACACTGAATAAAGAGGCGAAAGCCTTTTTAGGTTGCATAATTTTTTTTGAGAAAACAATGAAGCAGTTGGCGATTTTCAATGGCTTATTCGCTATGCTGATATTACTTAGCATAGTTAGCACAGGATTGGCAGCGACTCAGGCAGGAATTATTGCCTATCGTCAAGGCGATTTTTCTCATGCTCTGCAAGCATTAACGCCAGCGGCAAAAAATGGCGATAAAGAGGCTATGTATTATTTAGCTCTGCTCTACCGCAACGGACATGGCGTCAGTCAACATATCCCCACTGCAATCCACTGGTATAAAAAATCGGCGCAAGCAGGATTTGCTCTGTCACAAAATAATTTAGGTTATCTTTATGCAAAAGGTGACGGCGTTAAACAAGATTATCGCCAAGCAGCCTATTGGTATGAACAGGCAGCAAAAAATAATTTGGCAGTTGCGCAATTTAATTTAGCCATGTTGTATGAAGATGGTGTAGGTGTAAAACAAAATTTCTCAAAAGCCGCCACCTTATACGAAAAAGCAGCTCAACAAAATCATGCAAAATCTCAATATTCAATCGGCTTAATGTATCAATTTGGCCGTGGCGTACCACAAGATTATGAAAAAGCAGCGCAATGGTATCAAGCCTCCGCCAAACAAGGTGTTATTGGTGCTGCCAATAATTTAGGATATTTATATTCCAATGGCCTAGGCGTAAAACAAAATTTTACTCACGCGCATCATTATTATCAATTTGCAGCATTACGCGGATTTCCCTCGGCGCAATATAATTTAGGCTTATTATATGAAAATGGTATGGGGGTAAAAAAGAATGAGACAGAAGCGGCGAAATGGTATTATCGCGCTGCGTTACAGGGTCATCCTAGTGCGCAATATAATTTTGCGTTATTAAATCATTTAGGTCGAGGTGTTCCGCAAAATTTTCCAGAGGCGGCAACGTGGTATTATCAATCCGCTAAAAATGGATTTGCCTCGTCACAATATAATTTAGCCTTACTCTATGAAGAAGGTAAAGGTGTGCCGCAAGATTATGCGGAAGCGGCAAAATGGTATCAGCTGGCAGCCGATCAACATCACGCTAAAGCTCAATATAATTTAGGTATTTTGTATCGATTAGGTAAAGGGGTGAAACAA of the Legionellales bacterium genome contains:
- a CDS encoding SEL1-like repeat protein codes for the protein MLILLSIVSTGLAATQAGIIAYRQGDFSHALQALTPAAKNGDKEAMYYLALLYRNGHGVSQHIPTAIHWYKKSAQAGFALSQNNLGYLYAKGDGVKQDYRQAAYWYEQAAKNNLAVAQFNLAMLYEDGVGVKQNFSKAATLYEKAAQQNHAKSQYSIGLMYQFGRGVPQDYEKAAQWYQASAKQGVIGAANNLGYLYSNGLGVKQNFTHAHHYYQFAALRGFPSAQYNLGLLYENGMGVKKNETEAAKWYYRAALQGHPSAQYNFALLNHLGRGVPQNFPEAATWYYQSAKNGFASSQYNLALLYEEGKGVPQDYAEAAKWYQLAADQHHAKAQYNLGILYRLGKGVKQSDKTAVSWFEKSAEKNFPEAQYNLALMYEDGQGVKQNFHKAAALYEQAAQHNFAEAQYNLALLYREGKGVKQDFSRAAYWYEQAAKLGLASAQNNLGLLYANGQGKERNDIEAYAWLTTATQQGFSLAKNNRDIIKKRLSAEHLRQAENLARQYSRLYIAR